ACCTAATAGgtagtatttttttctttttctttacagAACAGGTAGTAAAAATTGGCATTCTCTTTCTAATAAGTTCATTCTTTACCAATTTTGTGCTCTAAGGTTGAAACCTATATATAACATGCTCCAAACCAGTTAGGAAACTCAAATAACACCAGTAAGCCTGTCTATTTGCATTGCCACGAAGTCCCTTCAATTCCAGGACAAAAGGAATTCAAGTTCAACCAATCTAATATCTATTAATTCCTGAAGTTCTTCATTTTTCAGAAAGGCAACATCTTCAGGTTACCTATATatgcaataaaaataataactaaatataaataagaaaataacatATCATTTGTAGAGAGAACAAACACAAGGATACTTTTTTTCATGAGCAGAAACAATGCCTAGTTGAAGAAGCATCACTGCAGGACAtcctataaagaaaaaaaaaaaaatgcaagaacCGCAAGCAAAGATTAGAATGCTGCCAGCAGGTATTACAGCATCACACCTGGAAAGTAGCTCCATTGTGAATGATGTCATGAGCTATAGGGTCATTGATGAACTCATGTAAGGGCATAACCATGTCTTCCATGTCATATGGGTTACTGAATTCTTCAGTCTTTCTAAGTCTCCCAAGTTCTCTAGCATCCCTCTGTACAACATTTGACCACAATTGGTCAGAGAGATTTTCAGGCATGCATAGAGAGGTGAAGAAGAAATATAAGTTAAAGCTCCATGAAACCCATCTACAACATTAACTGACATTAGGTTTGTTGGCATCATTTGGTCTAACATATAGTCTGGTTAACCGTTTCTCGTCTAGAATCAGCATGGTAATTTATTTCAATATTCGGCTTATGTTGACCGTTTTAATTCCtacatatttataaatatgatcAGTTTTTAGTATCTCACACAGTATAAAGACTGATAAGATGGTGTGAAgcaaggatttaaatctcagtTTGAGACTAGTTTTGACAAAATCAATGTATCAGCATACTGGGGAGCATGATTTCAACTACAGTTGATATAATGCATACTGATCAATGCTTACTAGTTTAACCGAGGACCAATATTGGACCATATGATCCAATACGCATCGAtaccaatttttttatttttttttgggtgCTACTGAGCTATATAGGTTGATATGATGCCCTGCATACCAGTACCTTAGATATGATAAATTATTCAAATCAATATCAGACCAAGATCTAAATCCTTGCTACATGGGACACCAACCCCTACCACTTGGtatcatggaaaaaaaaaaaaaaaaaacaaaactgcAAAGAAACATGAATATAGACTTGTGCCTCCAAACAATGATGTCACAAGGACATACAACTTTTATGATTTACTTGTATattgataaaaatttaaaaatagagcGATTACATTTTTGTATttaaagtgtgtgtgtgtgtgtctatatatatatatatatatatatataatgtttgtatatatatataatgtttgtgTTTAAATTTACAAAATTCTAGATAAAGTGTTTGCCCTCTTACAGACAAATATTTTCATGCATCCAACTCCATTCTTATTTTTTGTAATTTTAGAATTTATAATTTATGACTCATACTAGATCTAATCTTAATGAAGTAAGATAATCTAACCACCAAGTTGCATCACAAAACTAACACCGCAGCTGAGTCATCTCATTGACCTCATCTGCGCCTGACCAGCCAAGACCAATATAGAAAGCTACTCGAGGATTTGGTAGTTATGTAGCTTATTTTTGTGCATGTCAGTAAAAACAAGCTGAACAAAGAAGCATACTATCATAAGACAAGATAGGTAAATTTAGGCACCAATGGGTAAAGAATACACACCCGTGCAAATAAGTCCCCTCTCATCCAAGGAACCAAATACTTCCAAGGCCATATATCCAATGTGCTAACAGCACGAGATTTTGGGCGTATTCGTCTAGACATCTGGGCTACTGAAGTCAAATTTGGATGCACAAGAAATCTAGCTGCAACCTCCACAGAAAATTCATACGTGCTGAACACACGATCAACTGGATCTCTCAAAATTGTTACCACTGAGGTCATGTCCTTAGGCAGTTTGGACATCAAACTATAGTCATCATGAGTAACCACCAATCTGCAATTGGGTTTGCTAGACCACCAAATTCAGCTTATCAgagctaaaaaatatcaagaTAAATAAAACATATTATCTAAATGCCGTTTCTAAGTTTAAGAATCTtaatgttcataaaattatttccaACAGACTCAGAAACTTAATAGAACCATGAGAGAATAGGTATCCAGAGctcttttttaaattttcaaaccACTTTGTTGTGTTTCAccagaaaaaaagaagataaaaacagCATATTTAACTTATCCTACAAAATGTTTGCCATGAAACAATTTGATCACACAGGAAAATGAACACTTGCCTTGCTGCTGAGATTTTGACAAATTATATTGTCACAGATAGCTACTACAGCTAATATGTTGCTTTCCATTCTAGATTGTACATTATAGAACCATTAAATATGTCTCACCACATTGATATGTTTGACCTATTCTAAATTGACTGAACACTTTCCTGCAATTTGGCAACTCAAATTTCCATCCTGCTCAAAATTAAGGTGTTCCACTTAAAACAATGGTGAATAACTACAGCATTGAGATAAAAGCATGTTCATTGGAATGTGTTCAGAACCATGATAATGAATGACTGAAATCATACCGCTCAACAGCTCTAGCAAAAATCCTACTCCAAACTGGCCTCATCATACTTAATTTTCCTACATTGAATGCTTTTCTTTTCCTAAGAAGCATGACTGACACCAAGTCCTTGGCTATGTTATGGATCACTGATTTCAGCTGTTATTACAGGTTCCTTAAATTCCTTAGTAACTACTTCTATACATTCAGTCAATTCCTTCACTTTCTACACTCTAAACATTGTGGTGTCTTAAAGATATCCATAAAAGAGCCTTTTCATTATTCCATAGTGAAGCCTCGTacgaactcttttttttttaccagTTTCTACTGAAAACAACTTCAAATGGGTGCTCTTTTTATGCTTCATCACCCCATTGCAATATATGTACCACTTAATACATCAAGGACAATTCTTGTGAGTCTGTATGGCCAACTTTAATTAGCAGCTGATTTTCGGACAAATTTTGTCCCTTTTGTCATCCTGAGTAACTAACATCATGCAATCATAAACTCAATCAGTAAGTTAAGAACATCCATAGTTTGTTGTTCTTCAAAGATGATCCACAATGATGCTTCCTGCAAGCACTTGCTTATGTATTCTGCAGGATCAGATTTTTCCTATTTTAACTCAGACTATTCCATGAATCTCGCAAGTAAAGCAGTAAGAAAGTTTGTTGGTTACCGTTGCAAAAACAATAATTAAATGTTTTTATGACAGAGTTTGGCTTCCTGTAGCTATTAAATGTCAATTAAAGCTTAAATTACCATGGGAAAAGGAGAACTACCTTGGATCAAATCGTAATTTATCATAGGAACGTGGGCATTCTTGAGCACTCGTATAAATTTTTCTCAAAAAGCTGTAAGCAATTAAATGAATATCAGAAACACAACTCAGTAAAAGCCAATGTATGATATGAACCAAGATACCAAGAAAAGAGAAGTAGAGGCACTGACCAATGGAAGTATGTCCGTCCCCCAGTTCTCGGAACATGCAGAAAAAATAGTATATCCTTTAGAGTTAATTCATCTTCTTTTATTCCTCTTTCACTTGAAGCATCTGCCCAATTTCTTACGACACTTTCACAGCGGAAATAATCATCTTCACTAGAAGACACAAGTAATGAAGCTGATACTGGCAACACATACAAATTTCAATACTCATTAGTCAGCACAGAGGCAAATCatgaattattcatcaagaaatcaaaatgctGATGATTGATTAAATAAAAATCTCAAGCAAAGAAAAATCAAATTTGATAGATTGTGGATGTTATTGTTAATATTAATATGATTCTTCGTTGTATCATTTGCAAAGTCAGGGAAGCATTTAAGATACATTCACCAACATATAAAAGGCCTAAATATTTCTGGCTACTCCAATACCTTCctctgaaaattttgaaaatatatacaaaaagggTCCTGTGCAATGCATGTCATACTGCAGAAGAGTTCGAATAGGTATAAAGCATATGCTACCTCCCTTCAGTTGCATCCATCTTAACTTGCAACAGGCAAGACAATATAGTGGAATATTACTGTCCAATAAACTTCAGGAAATACTGCATAATGAAATATGCAATGCAAAAAGAGAAAGATAATGAAGTGGCATGCGATGAACATGTGCAACACTCATACATACAATAAGACTAAGCGCATGAATGTGTCAACATCATTAAAGAAATTTAGTCAAAGACAGGATGAAATGAACATAAATAACAGAAAAGAATGACAGTTAATAAAGCATATTACCAAAGAAGCCACGATAATAGACAATTGAACAATAAGACAACACACCCCAAGAAAGAAAGATCACCAATATGCCATATCTGTAAACACATGCCATTCCCTTACTTCCTGATGACATGATACCTACAGAAGAATAAGAAACAATGGTAAAACCATAATTATTAATTACATGAAGGATTAGATGGAACAGCAAACTATAAAGCATCAAAAAGTTTTGAATCCATCTTTGAACAATTATTATGTTAAATATGAAAAATCATGAGAATCATCAAGTATGAACCACTGATTAGAGTTGGATTGAAAAGCATCACATGGGATGGAAAAATTAATTGGATAAATTTTGGTTTTAGATTTAGttagattcatgattcatcagatGGTGATCGAAAATGACATGTGATTATTTGATTATATAATGTGTGTAGTTTAATAAAATAGACTAACCTTGACGTTGATCTGATCAAAATATATTTCCAAAGTGCATCAGATGATGAACCCAAAGACTGTAAGCActatattcaaatttttttacttttttattaaaataaactaACACTTCACCCCTATGTGATttgtaaagaatcaaaattacagTGGCATCCGCTGCTATCTTCAAAGACGCAGGCGGACAAACTTTGGGTCTGCTGTATAGTGTGTATAACAACAAAATCTCAATAGAGTAAAAGTTCTAGATCTCTTTTGAATAATTTAAAGGGCAAAAGGATTTCTCACTTTATCAACTGGGAGAATATTCTCAAGCTAAAACTTCAGCCAGGAGCTAGCTTCAGGTCCTCGATactatcaaaaagaaaagaagtcaAAGCAGAGAAACAAGGAAAAGATTGACAAAAGATGAGATAGACTGCAATCTTCCTCTACATATATCATCATGTCCACATCCACAAGCTGTCGGTGCAAAGTATCGTGGATGAAACGAATCGATTTttacgataattcaaagaagaaaaaggaagagaagaggaacaaAGGATCGCAGAGTAAAACAACACCGGAGAAACCCCGAGAAAGAGTCCCACCCACCCCAACAAGGAAAAAAGAGAGGTGCTTCCGTGAACTCTCCGAGGGCGGACGGCGGAACGTCGCTCCCGCCGCGCTTCCGGGGCTCTGTCGCCGCAGCTCCGTGGCCGCTCCCCGAGCGAAACGGAGAAATAGGGCTCGGGGAAATAGGGGTAGACGGGAGAGAAGAGGGGGCTCGGACAAGCACCCGAGTCGACCCGGTTGCCCGCAACTCCGAAGCATATAACCCCTGCGCGTCAAAACGGGCTTGCGTTTCTTCGGATCCGTTCATCCCACCCCGATCCGAATCCGATTAACCATTGGATACCGGAATCTAAATCCAAAGAACCAGAAAGTTAATGTGCATGGCTACAATAATACACATTAATACTTAAATATAACTGTCATTACACatactctttattttttttttctaatttaaaatttttatatatggTAAATATAAGTTATTATTAGCtttctaattatttttctttccgtaaaaaataaatgataaatatcaGAATCTTACTATCAAGACTTTGGTCCACGTAGGTCactaaataatcttttttttttgtcatgtttCTACTAGTTAGGCTGCTTGGC
The DNA window shown above is from Musa acuminata AAA Group cultivar baxijiao chromosome BXJ2-4, Cavendish_Baxijiao_AAA, whole genome shotgun sequence and carries:
- the LOC135582897 gene encoding protein-tyrosine sulfotransferase-like isoform X1 — translated: MSSGSKGMACVYRYGILVIFLSWGVLSYCSIVYYRGFFVSASLLVSSSEDDYFRCESVVRNWADASSERGIKEDELTLKDILFFLHVPRTGGRTYFHCFLRKIYTSAQECPRSYDKLRFDPSKPNCRLVVTHDDYSLMSKLPKDMTSVVTILRDPVDRVFSTYEFSVEVAARFLVHPNLTSVAQMSRRIRPKSRAVSTLDIWPWKYLVPWMRGDLFARRDARELGRLRKTEEFSNPYDMEDMVMPLHEFINDPIAHDIIHNGATFQVAGLTNNSYAVESHHVRSCVRKHPELGHFVLEVAKHRLDQMLYVGLTEEHRKSATMFAKLVGAQVLSQSEALNSTFKQETSNQTEPSSSFSDSEADGLNQIEGSTNNQSDSEVPSSTHVEPARENMTVGRLMEIYETCISSLRKTQASRRTLSLKRVAPANFSKKARLSVPATILQQIQYLNSLDVELYKHAQNIFIRQEKHIMQSAEIFIQPEDLQTAACGGSYGCPPWKSLLVIALLAIVVLIMLFLSTGRRTNKVKK